One genomic region from Cetobacterium sp. 8H encodes:
- a CDS encoding spore maturation protein, which yields MFTLIMEKISLYAIPMIILFIVSYAYFVKKVKVYEVFCEGAKEGFSTAIRIIPFLVAMLVAIGVFRASGAIDVIIKYINPILEFIGMPGEVLPMAIMRPLSGGGSTGIMNDLFITYGPDSMIGRMASVMMGSTETTFYVLAVYFGAVSIRKTRHAVVAGLLADLAGILAAVWICNIMFS from the coding sequence ATGTTTACATTGATTATGGAAAAGATATCACTTTATGCAATACCTATGATAATACTTTTTATAGTTTCATATGCATATTTTGTAAAGAAAGTAAAAGTTTATGAAGTATTTTGTGAGGGTGCAAAAGAAGGGTTTTCAACAGCTATAAGAATTATTCCATTCCTAGTGGCGATGCTAGTTGCAATAGGTGTATTTAGAGCTTCGGGTGCAATAGATGTTATTATAAAGTATATAAATCCAATACTAGAATTTATAGGTATGCCTGGAGAAGTTTTACCAATGGCTATTATGAGACCACTATCAGGTGGAGGTTCAACAGGAATAATGAATGATCTATTTATAACTTATGGACCAGATTCAATGATAGGTAGAATGGCTTCAGTTATGATGGGATCGACAGAAACAACATTCTATGTATTAGCTGTTTATTTTGGAGCAGTGAGCATAAGAAAAACAAGACATGCTGTAGTTGCAGGACTTTTAGCTGATTTAGCAGGAATTTTAGCAGCAGTGTGGATTTGTAATATAATGTTTAGTTAA
- a CDS encoding nucleoside recognition domain-containing protein, with the protein MINAIWLGLIVIGIVISMFNGNMQVVTDSVLSSSKTAVEIAIGLIGVMSFWLGLMKVAEEAGLVKALGRGLRPIMKRLFPEIPEDHPAVGSIVANVAANFFGLGNAATPLGIKAMQELQELNDNKEEATDAMVLFLAINTSSVTLISSSVIAYRAAANSANVTEIIAPTIIATIISTVVGVASCKFLQKLPTFKRESKKGE; encoded by the coding sequence ATGATTAATGCAATATGGTTAGGACTTATAGTAATTGGAATTGTAATTTCAATGTTTAACGGAAATATGCAAGTGGTAACAGACTCAGTTTTATCATCATCTAAAACGGCGGTGGAAATTGCAATAGGACTTATAGGTGTGATGTCTTTTTGGTTAGGACTTATGAAAGTTGCTGAAGAGGCCGGTCTTGTAAAAGCTTTAGGAAGAGGATTAAGACCAATAATGAAAAGACTTTTCCCTGAAATACCAGAGGATCATCCAGCAGTAGGAAGTATTGTTGCAAATGTGGCAGCAAACTTTTTTGGTCTAGGGAATGCCGCAACACCTCTAGGGATAAAAGCTATGCAAGAACTACAAGAATTAAATGACAATAAAGAGGAAGCAACGGATGCAATGGTTTTATTTTTAGCAATAAATACATCTTCAGTAACTCTAATCTCATCAAGTGTAATAGCTTATAGAGCAGCTGCAAATTCAGCTAATGTAACTGAAATTATAGCTCCAACAATTATAGCTACAATAATTTCAACTGTAGTTGGAGTTGCTTCATGTAAGTTTTTACAAAAATTACCAACATTTAAAAGAGAAAGCAAGAAGGGGGAATAG
- a CDS encoding iron ABC transporter permease has translation MKKIKTYSYIYLFLWVVPIAFFMKDFFDLNEIKDLDINENLNLLKISLTQGGLSVLFSTVVALIPAYYMSYKKNILSKMLEGLIFIPFFFPTISTVVAFTLIFNLPFLKELSVLYTLKAIIIANVFYNSPIMIKYLSQGMNNIPKNVVEAAKIDGLDEINIFFRIKVPLMLPQVFRGMFLVFIYTFASFGIVLALGGIKYSNLEVEIANTLLKDANFSKALMLGVIQFIFLISLNLLGERFPRYELSEDYLEKKMGKPVMIYSLVYLLFEYAVIFTGVIYGFFNYYTGKFSIYHLLKLFDNGFNQEYPILQAIGNSLLLAGITPVFVIFFTYFLLKNFTKLTGVVVFSTMGFSSAFLGIALIYLNILYDIKLYLLLVIGYFLITVPIAYSFMYQYVREFPKDILDLAKIDRLTPFKSFILVEFPILKKVFIATYLQIFAIILGEFTISYSMQLGRDFPTIALVNYSLFTDKRLLEGAALSSLNIFIVGVLFYLSNKLSEQK, from the coding sequence ATGAAAAAAATTAAAACCTATAGTTATATATATCTTTTTCTATGGGTTGTTCCAATAGCATTTTTTATGAAAGATTTTTTTGACTTAAATGAAATTAAAGATTTGGATATAAATGAAAATTTAAATCTTTTAAAAATTTCATTAACTCAAGGCGGGTTATCAGTGCTATTTTCAACAGTAGTAGCACTGATTCCAGCTTACTATATGAGTTATAAAAAAAATATTTTAAGTAAGATGCTAGAAGGATTAATTTTCATTCCTTTTTTCTTTCCTACCATATCAACAGTAGTAGCCTTTACATTAATATTTAATCTTCCATTTCTGAAAGAGTTGAGTGTTTTATATACTTTAAAAGCTATAATAATTGCCAATGTTTTTTATAATAGTCCCATTATGATAAAATATTTAAGCCAAGGAATGAATAATATTCCTAAAAATGTTGTAGAAGCAGCAAAAATAGATGGTTTAGATGAGATTAATATTTTCTTTAGAATTAAAGTACCTCTTATGCTCCCACAAGTTTTTAGAGGAATGTTTTTAGTTTTTATATATACCTTTGCTTCTTTTGGAATAGTTTTAGCTCTAGGTGGAATAAAATATTCAAACTTAGAAGTTGAGATAGCCAATACACTTTTAAAAGATGCAAATTTTTCAAAAGCACTTATGCTAGGAGTTATTCAATTTATATTTTTGATATCTTTAAATCTTTTAGGTGAACGATTTCCAAGATATGAATTGAGTGAAGATTATTTAGAAAAAAAAATGGGTAAACCTGTAATGATATATTCTTTAGTATATCTGTTATTTGAATATGCTGTAATATTTACTGGTGTTATATATGGATTTTTTAACTACTATACGGGAAAATTTTCAATATATCATTTATTAAAGCTATTTGATAATGGTTTTAACCAGGAGTATCCAATTTTACAAGCGATAGGAAATTCATTGCTTTTAGCAGGTATAACTCCAGTCTTTGTAATATTTTTTACTTATTTTTTACTCAAAAACTTTACAAAATTGACAGGAGTAGTTGTTTTTTCTACCATGGGATTTTCAAGTGCATTTTTAGGAATAGCTTTAATCTATTTAAATATACTTTATGATATAAAGTTATATTTATTATTAGTTATAGGATATTTTTTAATAACAGTGCCAATAGCATATTCATTTATGTATCAATATGTTAGAGAGTTTCCAAAAGATATATTGGATTTAGCAAAAATAGATAGGTTAACGCCTTTCAAAAGTTTTATTTTAGTTGAGTTTCCAATACTGAAAAAAGTGTTTATAGCAACATATCTACAAATTTTTGCTATAATTTTAGGAGAGTTTACAATATCTTATTCTATGCAGTTAGGTAGGGATTTTCCAACTATTGCCTTAGTAAACTACTCATTATTCACAGATAAAAGACTTTTAGAGGGAGCAGCACTGTCATCTTTGAATATCTTTATAGTTGGAGTTTTATTTTATTTATCAAACAAATTAAGCGAACAGAAATAA
- a CDS encoding thiamine ABC transporter substrate-binding protein: MKRLLFGSLVLVSTVSFGEEILIYGPESMKWIESSAGKIFKEKTGTDIKYIPIDSVVSRMKLEKKRPKADIVVGLTDINYLEAKNEGLIKKYKPSTAGNIAKEEFIIDKEWFVTPIDYGMLALNYNYENLKSNPKTFEDLKKYSKELLVQDPRSFTGEAFMLWTIAVYGDKWLEFWEAIKPSILTVSSGWSDSFAKFSVGEGNIMSGYASSSLYFYQDGNENKYKSYIPEEGGYVYLEGAALVNKKDVKPSAEKFLDFVLENEFQKLALEKNYMFPVIGYELPEDYKYVPTTNKFVRLNAEDVNKNMEKWKKQLIEVLKK, translated from the coding sequence ATGAAAAGATTATTATTTGGAAGTTTAGTTTTAGTAAGTACAGTATCTTTTGGTGAGGAAATTCTAATTTATGGTCCTGAGTCAATGAAGTGGATAGAAAGCTCGGCAGGAAAAATATTTAAGGAAAAAACAGGGACAGATATAAAATATATTCCAATAGATAGTGTGGTATCTAGAATGAAATTGGAAAAGAAAAGACCTAAGGCAGATATCGTTGTGGGATTAACAGATATTAACTACTTAGAGGCAAAAAATGAAGGGCTTATAAAAAAATATAAACCATCAACAGCAGGAAATATAGCAAAAGAGGAATTTATAATTGATAAAGAGTGGTTTGTGACACCTATTGATTATGGAATGTTAGCTTTAAATTATAATTATGAAAACTTAAAATCAAATCCAAAAACTTTTGAAGATTTAAAAAAGTATTCTAAAGAACTTTTAGTTCAAGATCCAAGAAGTTTTACAGGAGAAGCATTTATGCTATGGACAATAGCTGTTTATGGAGATAAATGGCTAGAGTTTTGGGAAGCTATAAAACCTAGTATTTTAACAGTTTCATCGGGATGGTCAGATTCATTTGCAAAATTCTCTGTAGGAGAGGGAAATATAATGAGTGGGTATGCATCTAGTTCATTATACTTCTACCAAGATGGAAATGAAAATAAGTATAAAAGTTATATTCCTGAAGAGGGAGGATATGTATATTTAGAAGGAGCAGCACTTGTAAATAAAAAAGATGTGAAGCCGTCTGCTGAAAAGTTTTTAGATTTTGTTTTAGAAAACGAATTTCAGAAGCTAGCTCTTGAAAAAAATTATATGTTCCCAGTTATAGGATATGAACTTCCTGAAGATTATAAGTATGTTCCTACAACAAATAAGTTTGTAAGACTTAATGCTGAAGATGTAAATAAGAATATGGAAAAGTGGAAAAAACAATTAATAGAGGTATTAAAAAAATAA
- a CDS encoding exodeoxyribonuclease V subunit beta yields the protein MKGIVLKASAGTGKTYRLSLEYLATLLKGESYKDVLVMTFTKKATSEIQERVIVFLEEMYRDKESDLYINLKNLYPNIDLSYANIKKVYYEVLDNRDRLKISTIDGFINNIFKNVIAPYLNIFSYEIIDDSDNLEILLKCFEKIVQDREEFNRFKLFLQNRTERDIENYLKILKKLIENRWKLILISQSKGLESNKNEYEENITISKVINHMLTTFESIKEKKKDGKDISDYMSKAIKWVLETPEDKHKEYLIQNWNDLIKSEKCWDGRRVKTTSKFDFDSEIEILQRAFDDLKGEVARELFNTEILSFEKEVLFFIENLYKVYDEIKFSEKRFTHLDISSYLFQYIGAEEVNLIKNGKITEYFKDIFDSDFKTVFIDEFQDTSVLQWKILKGLINQCETLICVGDEKQSIYGWRGGEKALFENLPSIIGVEEETMSVSYRSCKNIVSFTNEIFSNISDIYEEIEECKENLYTWSFTAVEGKSDELGFFEVIQSEVDEDGKDIEEDMTLTLVESLESNFKGNYGDIAIIARSNPQLKEIAEKLSEKKIPFVVESNDSIIYHRAVNPIFKLLKYSVNRDIFSLLEFLRSDIVKIDNIKVKSILENRDSVEDYLFRNDYELNEDLEELKLVLSKIKTILNNGFENRNLILNILENFNISEFYSTKSDLKNIFQFLEMSKEFENIIDFYNSLIKEVDNPRFKQVSLEEEKAVTLLTIHKSKGLEFETVYYYHQEQKKGVESGVQFHIDFKSPFEEINNFIFVDKKYEKVLKYLDDDYKFLQELDIKKEQEEINNLYVALTRAKKNLFLVMGKSSNNFLKNSIDGLFDTKCGKISMSKKNSKEIKTINTELLNSINFIEEGIKECEQPNRQILIDVKTEEKRIVGNAIHYYLEFIINNSLEEHIEAKGRTFSKYASIIGEKRLKGILDSREFQSFFIENPIIFSEEWDYIYPEYEIYDNGKLKRIDRIMIKKPTPTSIGQILVVDYKTGGINQNQLDEYIEIIKNHLYNLGEVESYKVSGEFLELKL from the coding sequence ATGAAGGGAATAGTTCTAAAAGCTAGTGCTGGAACAGGAAAAACCTATAGATTGTCTTTAGAATATTTAGCTACTTTATTAAAAGGTGAAAGTTATAAAGATGTTCTTGTAATGACTTTTACTAAAAAAGCTACTTCTGAAATTCAAGAAAGAGTTATTGTTTTTTTAGAGGAGATGTATAGAGATAAAGAATCAGATCTATATATAAATTTAAAAAATCTTTATCCAAATATAGATTTATCATATGCCAATATAAAAAAAGTATATTATGAGGTATTAGATAATAGGGATAGATTAAAAATTTCAACAATAGATGGTTTTATAAATAATATATTTAAAAATGTAATCGCACCATACTTAAATATATTTTCCTATGAAATTATAGATGATAGTGATAACTTAGAAATACTCTTAAAATGTTTTGAAAAAATTGTTCAAGATAGAGAGGAGTTTAATAGATTCAAACTTTTTTTACAAAATAGAACAGAAAGAGATATCGAAAATTATTTAAAGATATTAAAAAAACTTATTGAAAATAGATGGAAGCTTATATTGATAAGTCAATCTAAAGGATTAGAGAGCAATAAAAATGAATATGAAGAAAATATAACTATATCTAAAGTTATAAATCATATGTTGACAACATTTGAATCTATAAAAGAGAAGAAAAAAGATGGGAAAGATATTTCAGATTATATGTCAAAAGCTATAAAATGGGTTTTAGAAACTCCGGAAGATAAGCATAAGGAATATCTTATTCAAAATTGGAATGATCTTATAAAAAGTGAAAAGTGTTGGGATGGCAGAAGGGTAAAAACAACATCGAAGTTTGATTTTGATTCAGAAATTGAAATCTTACAAAGAGCATTTGATGACTTAAAGGGTGAAGTTGCGAGAGAGCTTTTTAATACAGAGATATTGAGCTTTGAAAAAGAGGTTTTATTTTTTATTGAAAATTTATACAAAGTTTATGATGAGATTAAGTTTTCAGAAAAAAGATTTACACATTTAGATATAAGTAGTTACCTGTTTCAATATATAGGTGCGGAAGAGGTAAATTTAATAAAAAATGGAAAAATAACAGAATACTTTAAAGATATTTTTGACAGTGATTTTAAAACCGTATTTATTGATGAGTTTCAAGATACAAGTGTTCTACAGTGGAAAATATTAAAAGGTTTGATCAATCAATGTGAAACATTGATATGTGTTGGTGATGAAAAACAAAGTATCTATGGATGGAGAGGGGGAGAAAAGGCTCTTTTTGAAAACTTGCCATCAATTATAGGTGTTGAAGAGGAAACAATGAGTGTTTCTTATAGAAGTTGTAAAAATATAGTTAGTTTTACAAATGAAATTTTTTCAAATATTTCGGATATATATGAGGAGATTGAGGAGTGTAAAGAGAATTTATATACTTGGTCGTTTACAGCTGTAGAGGGAAAAAGTGATGAGTTAGGATTCTTTGAAGTTATTCAGAGTGAAGTGGATGAAGATGGAAAAGACATAGAAGAGGATATGACATTAACTCTTGTCGAGTCCTTAGAAAGTAACTTTAAAGGGAACTATGGTGATATAGCAATAATTGCAAGAAGTAATCCTCAATTAAAAGAGATAGCAGAAAAGTTAAGTGAAAAAAAGATACCTTTTGTGGTGGAGTCAAATGATTCAATAATATATCACAGAGCAGTTAATCCTATATTTAAACTTTTAAAATATAGTGTAAATAGAGATATTTTTTCTCTTTTAGAATTTTTAAGAAGTGATATTGTAAAAATTGATAATATTAAAGTTAAATCTATTTTAGAGAATAGAGATAGTGTTGAAGACTATCTATTTAGAAATGACTATGAATTAAATGAAGATTTAGAGGAGTTAAAGCTTGTATTATCAAAGATAAAAACTATTTTAAATAATGGATTTGAAAATAGAAATCTAATATTGAATATTTTGGAGAACTTTAATATCTCAGAGTTCTACTCAACAAAATCAGATCTAAAAAATATTTTTCAGTTTTTGGAGATGTCTAAAGAGTTTGAAAATATAATTGATTTTTATAACTCTTTAATAAAAGAAGTTGATAATCCAAGATTTAAACAAGTTTCTTTAGAAGAAGAAAAAGCAGTTACTCTTTTAACAATACATAAATCAAAAGGATTAGAATTTGAAACTGTTTATTATTATCATCAAGAGCAAAAAAAAGGTGTAGAGAGTGGAGTTCAATTTCATATAGATTTTAAATCCCCTTTTGAAGAGATAAATAACTTTATATTTGTAGATAAGAAATATGAAAAAGTTTTAAAGTACTTAGATGATGATTATAAATTTTTACAAGAACTAGATATAAAAAAAGAACAAGAAGAGATAAATAATTTATATGTTGCTTTAACTAGAGCTAAAAAGAATCTGTTTTTAGTTATGGGGAAAAGTTCAAATAATTTTTTAAAAAACTCAATTGATGGACTATTTGATACAAAGTGTGGTAAAATTAGTATGTCTAAAAAAAATAGCAAAGAGATAAAGACTATAAACACAGAGCTGTTAAATTCTATAAACTTCATTGAAGAGGGCATAAAAGAATGTGAACAACCAAACAGACAGATACTAATAGATGTAAAAACAGAAGAAAAAAGAATAGTAGGAAATGCAATCCACTACTATTTAGAATTTATAATAAATAATAGTTTAGAAGAACATATAGAAGCAAAGGGAAGAACATTTTCGAAATATGCTTCTATAATTGGAGAGAAAAGACTGAAGGGGATATTAGATAGTAGGGAGTTTCAAAGTTTCTTTATAGAAAATCCAATTATATTTTCAGAAGAATGGGATTATATATATCCAGAGTATGAAATATATGATAATGGAAAGCTAAAAAGAATAGATAGAATTATGATTAAAAAGCCAACACCTACGTCAATCGGTCAAATTCTAGTTGTGGATTATAAAACGGGAGGAATAAATCAGAATCAGCTAGATGAATATATTGAAATAATTAAAAATCATCTGTATAATTTGGGAGAAGTAGAGAGTTATAAAGTTTCAGGTGAATTTTTAGAACTAAAATTATAA
- a CDS encoding PD-(D/E)XK nuclease family protein: MKFEYINYGGSLIQGLKKDPSIVYVFSDYPLKNSQRKESKRNIFEPDPLYLTIDEFKSRIFKTDKVILSEAKRFVSLYNFMREEFLELQIKSYFESIEFSDKFFKYYTELNRALCNKNIELEKWQEKYFEIFDRFKAKYQTYLDEKNYIPKDWVEDIKYLDLSEFKKYKKIVFVDIVNFTPLDKHILKELEKFIEITIRIQVEREAFDEENLELKEVYLPREQRIEISMLEVQDELELVGNLLDIMEMKNQMTNIFSPEADTNEYSKIFPNNFMRGSFSTINDTKFFKFLTAQSDLVSVLEPRVDNMIPISKFLECINILEMREYYNISREDIEYIYNRIENDYKYIGDEENETISKIYNDVLEISKIETIDYFIDYFNRLLSLDIFFEKIYTDFYDKLQEYMGYAKTTEIMLQEKELKKCFKNGGDILKFLLQYFNNVEIIKNENSEGKYLIKPIENCKVIPSRESIFINTSSRYLPKAKRDYLYLTEKQKKENGFSYYEKERREERYRFYQALLKNRYNTLIYIKNENNGEAVSPLLSEIMNRYKISKLEKSIYSENILEKLLEFKSAKIVTGVETPLPKLKSDFLNGELNLGAYDFNTLVTCEYQFYLSKLFKLSSFEKKDSLGISMKFLGIYVHDVFEKITDRMWKKILNISDYSISQEEVEELLTRSFYYNRKKIPIYLDNYFLQILIPRFTRNILKFYKEIEKLYIEKKVKRIESEKNSKKEPFLKGDVEVTLNGRVDLVIETTTENHIIDFKTGSKIDNQLDFYTIMLYGDETKSFKSVYNAFEGSLENQDKTKLTKEILKESLINFFKTDIYSLSEKKSGCMYCEYENICRREF, encoded by the coding sequence ATGAAATTTGAATATATAAATTATGGAGGGTCTTTGATTCAAGGGTTAAAAAAAGACCCTTCTATTGTCTATGTATTTTCTGATTATCCACTTAAAAATAGTCAGAGAAAAGAAAGTAAAAGAAATATTTTTGAGCCAGATCCATTATATTTAACAATAGATGAATTTAAATCGAGAATATTTAAAACAGATAAAGTTATTTTGAGTGAGGCTAAAAGATTTGTAAGTCTTTATAATTTTATGAGAGAGGAATTTTTAGAGCTTCAAATAAAAAGTTATTTTGAATCTATAGAGTTTTCAGATAAATTCTTTAAGTACTATACTGAACTAAATAGAGCTCTTTGCAATAAAAATATAGAACTTGAAAAGTGGCAAGAGAAGTACTTTGAAATATTTGATAGGTTTAAAGCGAAGTATCAAACATATCTAGATGAAAAAAACTATATACCTAAAGACTGGGTAGAAGATATAAAATATTTAGATCTTTCAGAGTTTAAGAAATATAAAAAAATAGTATTTGTTGATATTGTAAACTTCACACCACTTGATAAACATATATTAAAAGAGCTTGAAAAATTTATTGAAATAACTATTAGAATTCAGGTGGAGAGAGAAGCTTTTGATGAAGAAAATTTAGAGTTAAAAGAGGTATATCTTCCTAGAGAGCAAAGGATAGAGATTTCTATGTTAGAAGTCCAAGATGAACTAGAACTTGTAGGAAACCTTTTAGATATAATGGAAATGAAAAATCAAATGACAAACATATTTTCTCCAGAGGCAGATACAAACGAATATTCAAAAATATTTCCGAATAATTTTATGAGAGGAAGTTTTTCAACAATAAATGATACTAAGTTTTTTAAATTTTTGACGGCTCAAAGTGATCTAGTAAGTGTTTTAGAACCAAGAGTTGATAATATGATTCCAATATCTAAGTTTTTAGAATGCATAAATATTCTCGAAATGAGAGAGTATTATAATATATCTAGAGAGGATATAGAGTATATTTATAACAGGATTGAAAATGATTATAAATATATTGGAGATGAAGAAAATGAAACAATATCAAAGATATACAACGATGTATTAGAAATTTCAAAAATTGAAACAATAGATTATTTTATAGATTATTTTAATAGACTTCTTTCATTAGATATATTTTTTGAGAAAATATATACGGATTTTTATGATAAACTTCAAGAATATATGGGATATGCTAAAACAACTGAGATAATGCTTCAAGAAAAAGAGTTGAAAAAATGTTTTAAAAATGGTGGAGATATATTAAAGTTTTTACTTCAGTATTTTAACAATGTAGAGATTATAAAAAATGAAAACAGTGAGGGGAAATACCTTATAAAACCGATAGAAAACTGTAAGGTTATCCCATCAAGAGAATCAATTTTTATAAATACAAGTAGCAGATATCTTCCAAAAGCAAAAAGAGATTATCTTTATTTAACAGAGAAACAAAAAAAAGAAAATGGATTTTCTTACTATGAAAAAGAAAGACGTGAAGAAAGATATAGATTTTATCAAGCTCTTTTAAAAAATAGATATAATACACTTATATATATAAAAAATGAAAACAATGGAGAGGCAGTTTCACCATTACTTTCAGAGATAATGAATAGATATAAAATATCAAAGTTAGAAAAAAGTATATATAGCGAGAATATTTTAGAAAAACTTTTAGAATTTAAATCAGCTAAAATAGTAACTGGTGTTGAAACTCCATTGCCAAAATTAAAATCAGATTTTTTAAATGGCGAATTAAATTTAGGAGCATATGATTTTAATACCTTGGTGACATGTGAATATCAATTCTATTTGAGCAAGTTATTTAAACTAAGTTCTTTTGAAAAAAAGGATAGCTTAGGAATATCTATGAAGTTTTTAGGAATCTATGTCCATGATGTTTTCGAAAAAATTACAGATAGAATGTGGAAAAAGATTCTTAATATTTCAGACTATTCAATCTCTCAAGAAGAAGTAGAAGAGCTTTTAACAAGAAGTTTTTATTATAATAGAAAAAAAATACCGATATATTTAGATAACTATTTTCTCCAAATTCTTATACCTCGTTTTACAAGAAATATTTTAAAGTTTTATAAAGAGATAGAAAAACTTTATATAGAAAAAAAAGTTAAACGGATAGAAAGTGAGAAGAACAGTAAAAAAGAACCATTTCTAAAAGGTGATGTAGAGGTTACTTTAAATGGAAGGGTTGACTTAGTTATAGAGACTACAACAGAAAATCATATAATAGATTTTAAAACAGGTAGTAAAATTGATAATCAGCTAGATTTTTATACAATAATGCTTTATGGGGATGAAACAAAATCATTTAAATCAGTTTATAATGCATTTGAAGGAAGTTTGGAAAATCAAGATAAAACAAAATTAACAAAAGAGATTTTGAAGGAATCTTTGATCAATTTCTTTAAAACAGATATTTATTCACTGAGTGAAAAGAAGAGTGGATGTATGTACTGTGAATATGAAAATATATGTAGGAGGGAGTTTTAA
- a CDS encoding molybdenum cofactor biosynthesis protein B produces the protein MIKVAIVTLSDKGSRGERIDITGEKLKEMFAEHKSYEIVYYNMLPDTFDVICEELKMLADNCIADLIVTNGGTGFSKRDVTPEATLAVIEREAQGVAEYMRAKSFEITAKAMLSRARCGIRKGSLIVNLPGSPKGATENLGFIIDSLVHGIEILKGEAVECATPMKK, from the coding sequence ATGATAAAAGTGGCAATAGTGACATTGAGTGATAAAGGATCAAGAGGTGAAAGAATAGATATAACTGGTGAAAAGTTAAAAGAGATGTTTGCAGAACATAAAAGTTATGAAATTGTATATTATAACATGTTACCAGATACTTTTGATGTGATATGTGAGGAATTAAAAATGCTTGCAGACAACTGTATTGCAGATTTAATTGTTACAAATGGAGGGACAGGATTCTCGAAAAGAGATGTAACTCCAGAAGCTACATTAGCTGTTATTGAAAGAGAAGCTCAAGGAGTAGCAGAATATATGAGAGCAAAATCTTTTGAGATTACAGCAAAAGCTATGCTGAGTAGAGCGAGATGTGGTATAAGAAAAGGAAGTTTGATTGTTAATCTTCCTGGAAGTCCAAAAGGAGCCACTGAAAACCTAGGGTTTATAATTGATAGTTTGGTTCACGGAATAGAAATTCTAAAGGGTGAAGCAGTGGAGTGTGCAACTCCTATGAAGAAATAG